The genomic stretch ACCAGGGCGACCGTCGGGCTCTTCTCCTCAGCTTCCTGGTTCATGTCCCCCCGCTCAGGTCAGCTCACTTCCCGATTCGGAAACCATGCATTCGTTTCTTTCAAGCCATCATTACCTTTTGCACCAAGTAGTGGTCCTGAACCACAGCCAAAGAATACAGCCAATGCCACCGCGACTGGCCTCGTTGCCTTTCACCACAGAGATGGAGTTCTGATTGGCGACCGGCTCGGTGGTGTTGGCGCTTGCGGGGACCGCGCCAAGGGCCACACAGGATCCCAGCACGAGAGCAGCTACCGCAAGGCGCGTCTTCTTCATCGCTTCCTCCGTTTTTTCATGCGATCCACCGCCTTCTACTCCCAGCAACGCTTAGATCTTACACACCGCGTCGCCCCGGGTGCACTCCCCGGGGCGGGTCACCCACAGGCAATCTGGTGAGGCATCGCACCACCACCTAGACATTCCTGGACATTGCTGTCGCCCCACCTCTCGAGGAAGACACATCATTCCGCGTGGCGCGGCGGTTGATGGGGCAAAACCCGGTTATGTGGATTATGGTTTTCATCATGACCGAGCTCTGCCGTGTACTAGTCGCTGATGATGATCCCATGGTCCGTGAGGCCTACCGTATGTTTCTGACGCGACACGACGACCACGAGGTAGTTGGTGAGGCCCGCAACGGCCGGGAGGCCGTGGAAGCCTACGAGGAGCTGAAACCCGATGTGGTTCTCATGGATCTGCAGATGCCCGATATGTCGGGAGTGGATGCCATTCGTGAGATCAATCGGAAACATCGCGGCGCCTGCATCGTCGCTCTGACCACCTTCGGTACCCAGGAGTACATCATTTCCGCTTTGCGCGCTGGGGCCTCCGGATACCTGATGAAGGATTGTGGCGGCCCCGCTCTGCTGACTGGTATTCAGCAGGCCCGTGACGGCGACATGCCGCTGGCACCCGGGGTTCGACGCGAACTGGTCGCTGACCTTTTGACAGGACACCCCAAGATATTGACCGACGAGGCGGCAGCCGCAGGACTCGCCCCCCGCGAGAAGGAATTGCTGATCTGGCTCGGTCAGGGAATGACGAACGCACAGATCGCGGCCAAGATGTTCATCTCCGAGGGTTCCGTGAAACAGTACCTATCCCACATCGGTGACAAAATGGGCCTGAAGTCCCGCACCCAAATTCTGGTGCGGGCCATTCAGCTGGGTCTCGTCGATCCGACACTCATGACCCCCGGGTTGTCCTGAGGTATTCCCCTTCTCATTCCCCGAGGATTCCGGCAACGAATCCCTCGGGGTCGAAGGGCGCCAAATCATCCACACCTTCCCCGAGACCAACAAGCTTGACCGGAACCCCGAGTTCGCGCTGAACCTGGATGACGATTCCGCCCTTCGCGGAACCATCCAGCTTGGTGAGCACGATACCGGTAACGTCCACCACCTCGGAGAAGATCTTGGCCTGCGTCATGCCATTCTGGCCCGTGGTGGCGTCGAGGACTAGCAGAACCTCAGTGACAGGAACCTTCTTCTCGATGACGCGCTTGACCTTGCCGAGTTCATCCATCAACCCAACCTTGGTATGCAATCGCCCGGCAGTGTCGATGAGCACCACATCGGCCCCCTCTTCCTTACCTTTGGCGACCGCGTCGAAAGCGACCGAGGCAGGATCGCTGCCCTCGGCAGAACTCACCGTCGTAACTCCGACCCGCTCTCCCCATGTCGTGAGCTGCTCAGCAGCGGCGGCCCGGAAGGTGTCGGCCGCTCCCAACATTACGGAGCGTCCCTCGGCCACGAATACACGGGCCAATTTGCCTACGGTGGTGGTCTTTCCCGTCCCATTCACTCCGACCACCATCACGACGGCGGGATCATTCTCTGCCGCTGTCAGGTTCAGGCTCCGGTCGAGATCTGGCTCGACCAATTTCAGGAGTTCAGCACGCAGCACTTGACGAGCACGTTCGGGATCGGAGACCCCGTCGATGCTCAACTCCCGCCGCAATGCCTCAGTGAGTTCCGTGGTGGGCCCAACACCCAGATCGGATGCGATCAAGGTGGCCTCAAAATCGTCCCAGGTCTCGGAATCAATCCGATCGACGCTCAACAATTCACCGAGCGCCCGGGCCAACACATTGTTGCTCGAGGCTAGACGACGTCGCAGCCGAGCAAACCGTGAACGCGGCTCCTCGGGCTGGTCCAGCACGGGTTTCGCAGGCTCAGGTTCAGCGATTTCACCTGCTGGCTCCCCAATCTCCGCAGGTTCCTCACCTGCCGCCGGTTCCTCCTCCACAGCGGTTTCCGCATCGGAGGCCTTGATTGCCTCCTGCGTCTCGCCGGGAGGTAGTTCCTTCCTGCCGTACCTGATGACGAGCGTGGCCGCAATCAAACCGGCCCCGACGATCGCTACGACCAACCAGAAAATCAAATCTCCCACGGGGCAATCCTAGGACCTGTTGCAGAAGCTATGCCCAGTATTATCACTCCGGAGCGGACGAAACTGGGTGTGCCGTGCCACCAGGGTTACGGTTGCTGGAGTCGCTGGCTGACCACGGTGGAGATGCCGTCGCCGCGCATGGTCACGCCGTAGAGGCTGTCAGCTATCTCCATGGTGCGTTTCTGGTGAGTGATCACCAACAGCTGGGAATTCTGCCTCAGCTCCTCATAGATTCCGAGCAGACGACCCAGGTTGGCGTCGTCCAGGGCCGCCTCCACCTCGTCGAGGATGTAAAAGGGGCTCGGGCGAGCGATGAAAAGGCTGACCAGGAAGGCCACAGCCACCAGCGAGCGTTCCCCTCCCGAGAGCAGCGAGAGCCGTTTGACCTGTTTGCCCGCAGGCCGGGCCTCGACATCCACCCCGGTTTCCAGCCAGTTCCCGGGATCAGTGAGCAGTAGCTTGCCTTCTCCTCCGGGAAAGAGCCGCTGGAAAACCTCCCCGAAAGTGTGTTCAACATCGTGGTAGGCCGCCTCGAAGACCTCTTGCACCCTCTTGTCGACGTCATCGATCAGCGCGAGCAGGTCGGCACGGGTCTGTTTCAGGTCGGCGAGCTGTTCGGCCAGGAAAGCATGCCGGGTCTTCAGCGCTTCGAACTCCTCCAGCGCCAACGGATTGACCCGTCCCAGGGCGGCCAGCCCCCGTTCAGCGCGGCGTAGACGTTTCTCTTGCTCAGCGCGCACGTAGGCGACAGGATCGGGAACCTCATCCTCAGGACCAAGGGCGGTGCCGTCGGGCCGGGTGATAACCGGGACTGGCTGATTCGGACCGTACTCGGCGACGAGCTGGTCTCCTTCCAACCCCAGCTCAGCCAGGCTCTTTTCCTCCAGCTGCTCGATCCGCATCCGGCGTTCGATCCGGACCAACTCATCCCGGTGGGCGCCCCGCATGAGTTCTTCGAGGCGCTGGCCAGCTGCTCGGGAGGCCTGCCTGGTCTCCACCGTCGCGGCCTCAGCGAATCGCCTGCGGGTTTCCGCTTCGTCCCGGCTGGTTGTGGCTCGCTCCATGGCGTTCTCGATCATCCCGAACAGCCGTCGGGCGGCATCGTAGACAGCCCGACCCACCGCGGCCTCGCGACGAAACTGCTCCGCCCGGGCGCGTGCTCTGGCACGCGACTGACGTTCCGCAGCCGCTGCCCGCAACAGACCTTCGGCCCTGCCCGCGAGGGAACGTGCCTGCTCCTCAATCGTTCGCAGCTGCAACCTGGTTTCCATCTCCGTCTGCCGGGCCAGCCTGGCCGCGACGGCCAACTCATCACGATTGGTGGGGTCGGGTTCAAGAATCTCCTCCCCGCTGGCCGCGACGAGTCGGGCCTCCAGCTCGGCGAGCCGGGTCTCGTGGTCAACCCGGCCTTGGCGTGCAGCCTCGATGGCCGAGGTCAACCTGTCGGCCTCACGGGTCGCAGCCGCCTGCGTTTGCCGATAGGAACCGAGGGCATCCGAGATGGCCGCGAACTGTGCGTCGGACTCGTGCAGGGAAGCCAGGGCAGTTGCTTCCTCAGCACGTGCCCTCTGCAACACAGCCCGTGCCGCTTCCAGGGCGAAACGTTGCCGGTCAGAGTCAGCAGCCACCTGCGCCATCTGCTCTTCAGTTTCGGCCAGATCCGCTTTCAAGGCCAGTAGTGAGGGTTTTGCGGTCGACCCGCCCTCAACCAGCCAGCGGGAGACCCGCTCTCCCACCCGAGTAACGGCAATCAGCGACGGGTTCTCTTCGATCGCCTGCTTGGCCGCGGGAAGATCCTCCACCGCCACGATTCCGGCCAACAGCCGGGACAGTGCCCCCGTCAGTTCCTGGCAGGCGGCGATGAGTTCCAGCAGTGGTGTTGCCTCCCCCGCCTCCGCACCTGCGACAACCACGTGAGAGCGTCCGAGGTCTTCCGCTGCCAAGTGTGCAACGGCTGAGAGGGCATCATCGAGGCTGGCGGCGACAATCGCCTCGGCTGCTGCTCCGAGGCCCGTCGCAACGGCCTGCTCCCAGCCTGGGGCAACCTGGATGAGATCGCCCATGCGTCCCAGTACTCCGGTGCGCCCTAGTAGCTCCGTGGAACCATCGCGCTGCCGGGTGGCCAGCCGCAGCGCTTCCACCCGCGCGACGAGAGCGGCTTTGTCCTTTGCGAGACGGGTTCCCTCCTCCACGAGTCGCGCCACCTCGGCCTCGTGTTCAATCACGGAGCTGTTCGCAGCCTCCCACATGGCATCCAGGTTTGACTCGTCGGTTCCCAGCCCAGCGAGGGTGTTCTCGGTCTGTCGGTACTGCTCAGCAGCTTCTTGGGCTCGAGCGAGGGCTTCCTCCCGCCGCGCTACCAAGCGTTCCTGTTCTTCCTGCTCAGCCTCCAGACGGGAGCGAACAGCGGCAGCTTCTCCCTTGAGGCGGGCCAGACCTTCTCTACGATCGGCCACCGCACGCAGCGCAGCCGCGTAGGCCTGTTCGGCCTCGGCATGCTGGGTTTCGGCCTCGTTTCGCCGACCGGATGCGTCGTGGAGAGTGGACCGAGCCTGTTCGATGTCGTCTGCCAGTTCTGTCTCGCGTCGCCTGATCTCGCGCGCCTCAGCCTCCAGGGAGTCGGGATCCCGGCCGGAGGCGTCGATGGCCGGCTGGGCGTCGCCGTGTCTCATGCGCTCGGTCGCCACCGAGATCGTCGAGGAAACACGCTCCTTCAAAGCGGCCAGCGCGTACCAGCGTTCCTGGCAGCGGTCGAAATCCTGCGCGGCTTTCTTCAGTTCCGCTTCTGCAGCCTCCTCTGCAGCCAGAGCGGCGTTGGCCTCGGTCTCTGCACATTTCTTCGCCTCAGCAGCCGCGGCCTCATCGGCCAGGTCGGCAGCCAGAGCCTCCCGCGCAGCATGGAGGTCGTCTGCCAGCAGGCGGGCTTTCGCGTCGCGCTGCTCCGCCTGAATGACGGCTGCCCGGCGAGCCGCCTCTGCTTGGCGTCCGAGTGGTTTGAGCTGGCGCTGCAGCTCCCCGATGAGATCCTGGAGTCGTTCCAGATTCGCCCTGGTGCCTTCCAGCTTGCGGACTGCTTTTTCCTTGCGTTTACGGTGTTTGAGCACCCCGGCAGCCTCTTCGATGAATCCTCGGCGGGACTCGGGAGTGGCCTGAAGGATCGCGTCGAGCTGACCCTGACCGACG from Arachnia propionica encodes the following:
- a CDS encoding response regulator transcription factor: MTELCRVLVADDDPMVREAYRMFLTRHDDHEVVGEARNGREAVEAYEELKPDVVLMDLQMPDMSGVDAIREINRKHRGACIVALTTFGTQEYIISALRAGASGYLMKDCGGPALLTGIQQARDGDMPLAPGVRRELVADLLTGHPKILTDEAAAAGLAPREKELLIWLGQGMTNAQIAAKMFISEGSVKQYLSHIGDKMGLKSRTQILVRAIQLGLVDPTLMTPGLS
- the ftsY gene encoding signal recognition particle-docking protein FtsY, with translation MGDLIFWLVVAIVGAGLIAATLVIRYGRKELPPGETQEAIKASDAETAVEEEPAAGEEPAEIGEPAGEIAEPEPAKPVLDQPEEPRSRFARLRRRLASSNNVLARALGELLSVDRIDSETWDDFEATLIASDLGVGPTTELTEALRRELSIDGVSDPERARQVLRAELLKLVEPDLDRSLNLTAAENDPAVVMVVGVNGTGKTTTVGKLARVFVAEGRSVMLGAADTFRAAAAEQLTTWGERVGVTTVSSAEGSDPASVAFDAVAKGKEEGADVVLIDTAGRLHTKVGLMDELGKVKRVIEKKVPVTEVLLVLDATTGQNGMTQAKIFSEVVDVTGIVLTKLDGSAKGGIVIQVQRELGVPVKLVGLGEGVDDLAPFDPEGFVAGILGE
- the smc gene encoding chromosome segregation protein SMC, producing MYLKQLILRGFKSFASATTLNFEPGITCIVGPNGSGKSNVVDALSWVMGEQGAKSLRGGKMEDVIFAGTSRRAPLGRAEVQLTIDNSDGALPIEYSEVTITRTMFRSGGSEYAINGVPSRLLDVTELLSDSGIGREMHVIVGQGQLDAILQATPESRRGFIEEAAGVLKHRKRKEKAVRKLEGTRANLERLQDLIGELQRQLKPLGRQAEAARRAAVIQAEQRDAKARLLADDLHAAREALAADLADEAAAAEAKKCAETEANAALAAEEAAEAELKKAAQDFDRCQERWYALAALKERVSSTISVATERMRHGDAQPAIDASGRDPDSLEAEAREIRRRETELADDIEQARSTLHDASGRRNEAETQHAEAEQAYAAALRAVADRREGLARLKGEAAAVRSRLEAEQEEQERLVARREEALARAQEAAEQYRQTENTLAGLGTDESNLDAMWEAANSSVIEHEAEVARLVEEGTRLAKDKAALVARVEALRLATRQRDGSTELLGRTGVLGRMGDLIQVAPGWEQAVATGLGAAAEAIVAASLDDALSAVAHLAAEDLGRSHVVVAGAEAGEATPLLELIAACQELTGALSRLLAGIVAVEDLPAAKQAIEENPSLIAVTRVGERVSRWLVEGGSTAKPSLLALKADLAETEEQMAQVAADSDRQRFALEAARAVLQRARAEEATALASLHESDAQFAAISDALGSYRQTQAAATREADRLTSAIEAARQGRVDHETRLAELEARLVAASGEEILEPDPTNRDELAVAARLARQTEMETRLQLRTIEEQARSLAGRAEGLLRAAAAERQSRARARARAEQFRREAAVGRAVYDAARRLFGMIENAMERATTSRDEAETRRRFAEAATVETRQASRAAGQRLEELMRGAHRDELVRIERRMRIEQLEEKSLAELGLEGDQLVAEYGPNQPVPVITRPDGTALGPEDEVPDPVAYVRAEQEKRLRRAERGLAALGRVNPLALEEFEALKTRHAFLAEQLADLKQTRADLLALIDDVDKRVQEVFEAAYHDVEHTFGEVFQRLFPGGEGKLLLTDPGNWLETGVDVEARPAGKQVKRLSLLSGGERSLVAVAFLVSLFIARPSPFYILDEVEAALDDANLGRLLGIYEELRQNSQLLVITHQKRTMEIADSLYGVTMRGDGISTVVSQRLQQP